The following is a genomic window from uncultured Fibrobacter sp..
CCATAGCTTGTCGGAGCCGGCGAAACAGGTGTATGCCGCGATACTGCCGTTAAAGACGAAGAAGGCGCACCAGACGATAGTCACTTTGGTGCAATAAGGCTCCACGAATTGGCGCTGTGCAGAGTTTTTCAGGGTCTTGTCGCCAAGGCATGCCAGCCTGAATACGAGGCTGGGGCCAAAGGCCAACGTGGAACCGAAAAGGGCGAGTAGCCCCACGCTGACGGTTACCGGGTAGAATTTCAGGGACAGGATATTGTCTGTGGCGAATGCGAAAAGTCCGCAGGCGAGAGCAAAGAAAAAAAGCAGGCTGCTTTTCAGGGCCTGCTTTCTACCCCGTCCGGCTGTCTTTAACAGGGCGACGAGGTTAAAAAATGCTATTGCTAACAGGGCGATGCTCAGGACTCTCGGGCGCAGCCCCCAAAAACAGAGACCGCAAAAAATGAGCCCTGGGTAAAGAACCGAAAGGGCGGCAAAGGAAATCTTTCCCGCCGCGGTTCTCATTTCTTCTCGCCCGATTCCTGGATGAGGTTGTAGATGGCGTCGACGACGTCTTGCAACGTGCGTACGGACTTGAACACTTCCGGGTTGATGTTGCGCGGGAGCATGGACTTGAGTTTGACGATGAGGTCGACGGCATCGATGGAGTCGAGGTCGAGGTCTTCGTAAAGTCGAGCTTCCGGAACGACCTTGGAGCTATCCATGCCGAATTCACTGATAAGGGCGTCTTGGAGTTTCTTGAGAATTTCGGATTTTTCCATGTGTGTATCCTATTTGTTGGCCGAAATAAATGCGGCAAGTGCGTTTATCGAGGCAAAATGCTTGCGGGTTTCTTCGTTTACAGCCGTGAAAGTGACACCGAAGTTTTCCTTGATGGCAAGGCCGAGTTCCAAGGCGTCGATGGAGTCCAGGCCAAGACCTTCGCCTTCGCCGAAGAGAGGAGCGTCGTCGTCGATGTCCGCCGGCGTGATGTCTTCAAGTTCAAGTGCATTGATGAGGATGTTCTTGATTCTCGTGTTGAGGTCTTCCATAAGTCCCTTTTTGTGTTATTTTTGTTTTTTTCCGAACCAAATATAGAATAGTTGTCAAATATTTTTAAATTATATTTACATATCATTATTTTGTTTTTGCGTATAATGTCCAGACATATATATATATGCAGGTTTAGCTTCTGGGCTCCGGGTTTGGAAACCGCCGAGGACTTAGCTGCCTATGCGCGTGGGGATAAGAATATTTCCTGTGTTTCCGCTGTCCCGGCGCTTCCGTTCGTGCCGATGCTCATGCGGCGCCGCCTTAGCGACGTCTCCAAGATGGCCGTCTACGTGAACCATTTTGTTTCGGAAGGGCTCCCAGAAGCGAAAATAACCTTTGCCTCGGAATTTGGCGAGGTGCGGCAGCAACTGAAAATATCGGAACACCTGATCGATACGGAGACCGTGTCTCCTGCGGCGTTCAGCCTTTCCGTGTTCAATGCCCCGGTCTCGTGCGCGACGATTGTCGAAAAAAACATGGCCGGCTATTCTGCCGCTTATGCCGGTGCGGGCTCCTTCCTGAACGGCCTTCGGGATTGCGCCGATGCGCTTTCTACGGGCGAGGGTGGC
Proteins encoded in this region:
- a CDS encoding phosphopantetheine-binding protein, with product MEDLNTRIKNILINALELEDITPADIDDDAPLFGEGEGLGLDSIDALELGLAIKENFGVTFTAVNEETRKHFASINALAAFISANK
- a CDS encoding acyl carrier protein, encoding MEKSEILKKLQDALISEFGMDSSKVVPEARLYEDLDLDSIDAVDLIVKLKSMLPRNINPEVFKSVRTLQDVVDAIYNLIQESGEKK
- a CDS encoding beta-ketoacyl synthase chain length factor; amino-acid sequence: MSRHIYICRFSFWAPGLETAEDLAAYARGDKNISCVSAVPALPFVPMLMRRRLSDVSKMAVYVNHFVSEGLPEAKITFASEFGEVRQQLKISEHLIDTETVSPAAFSLSVFNAPVSCATIVEKNMAGYSAAYAGAGSFLNGLRDCADALSTGEGGERVFLFADELVPEVYAPVVEGYPNVPCAMALRLSAEKQPGCIELDIDEIPETHFAAEQALWLLKKILVENP